Proteins encoded together in one Kutzneria kofuensis window:
- a CDS encoding nuclear transport factor 2 family protein, translating to MTETVVDVRTSNVALVQKMYDRFNEGDLETVRREVFAPDVVWTLPGRSPVGGTKNGVDEVIAFFAGLVSTGVQVLPIKIDAWGEDTVVETHRGVGEVPGAKLDAMNCTHYRIENGRIKEVQVYLSDQYSADNFFWQAIALAPIPQRWAK from the coding sequence GTGACGGAAACTGTGGTCGACGTGCGCACCAGCAATGTTGCGCTGGTTCAGAAGATGTACGACCGCTTCAACGAGGGCGACCTCGAGACGGTCCGGCGTGAGGTGTTCGCGCCGGACGTGGTGTGGACGCTGCCGGGGCGCAGCCCGGTCGGCGGCACGAAGAACGGCGTCGACGAGGTCATCGCCTTCTTCGCCGGCCTGGTCTCCACCGGCGTGCAGGTGCTGCCGATCAAGATCGACGCGTGGGGCGAGGACACCGTGGTGGAGACCCACCGCGGCGTGGGCGAGGTGCCCGGGGCCAAGCTGGACGCGATGAACTGCACGCACTACCGGATCGAGAACGGCCGCATCAAGGAGGTCCAGGTCTACCTGAGCGACCAGTACTCGGCGGACAACTTCTTCTGGCAGGCCATCGCGCTGGCGCCGATCCCGCAGCGCTGGGCCAAGTGA
- a CDS encoding SDR family oxidoreductase, whose amino-acid sequence MLSPVTVVGGAGRTGRLVARRLLAAGAEVRVASRSATRGAKDLVADGARAFDVDVRDGSGLEAALAGARAVVYSVEPGTDNSGPNRPETTMYQGVRRVLELCPPDLGRFVLVSSIYVTHPEHQFNEWGRLLDWRLRGEDAVRASGLPYTVIRPSWLIDRHNRGIAAVRLGQGDQGDGQVSREDVAEACVQAIALPEAAGLTFEMYNKAGAAPDSWSPLFSALVKDDVLTH is encoded by the coding sequence ATGCTCAGCCCAGTGACGGTGGTCGGCGGCGCGGGCCGGACCGGCCGCCTGGTCGCCCGCCGCCTGCTCGCCGCGGGCGCGGAGGTCCGGGTGGCCAGCCGCTCGGCCACACGCGGCGCGAAGGACCTGGTCGCCGACGGTGCGCGGGCGTTCGATGTGGACGTGCGCGACGGCAGTGGCCTGGAGGCGGCGCTGGCCGGCGCGCGGGCGGTGGTGTACAGCGTCGAGCCCGGCACCGACAACAGCGGCCCGAACCGGCCGGAGACCACGATGTACCAGGGCGTGCGCCGGGTGCTGGAGCTGTGCCCGCCGGACCTGGGCCGGTTCGTGCTGGTCTCGTCGATCTACGTGACGCACCCGGAGCACCAGTTCAACGAGTGGGGCCGGCTGCTGGACTGGCGGCTGCGCGGCGAGGACGCGGTGCGCGCCAGCGGGCTGCCCTACACGGTGATCCGGCCCAGCTGGCTGATCGACCGCCACAACCGGGGCATCGCCGCCGTCCGCCTGGGGCAGGGCGACCAGGGCGACGGGCAGGTCAGCCGCGAGGACGTCGCGGAAGCCTGCGTGCAGGCCATCGCGCTGCCGGAGGCGGCCGGGCTTACCTTCGAGATGTACAACAAGGCCGGCGCGGCGCCGGACAGCTGGTCGCCGCTGTTCTCCGCGCTGGTCAAGGACGACGTGCTGACGCACTGA
- a CDS encoding nuclear transport factor 2 family protein has protein sequence MNTRDVVNRYYELANRGEWDAWTDLFAEDQVMEEQLAGRVEGRETLRSMMAGFPDMYAEFHNVPQHIVVDGEQAAVVSRITARTHGGDTITAKVANYFQIVDGRIRYMANFHDTAPFAVLSGA, from the coding sequence ATGAACACCAGGGATGTCGTCAACCGCTACTACGAGCTCGCCAACCGCGGCGAGTGGGACGCGTGGACCGACCTGTTCGCCGAGGACCAGGTCATGGAGGAGCAGCTGGCCGGCCGCGTGGAGGGCCGGGAGACGCTGCGCTCGATGATGGCCGGCTTCCCGGACATGTACGCGGAGTTCCACAACGTGCCCCAGCACATCGTGGTCGACGGCGAGCAGGCGGCCGTGGTCTCGCGCATCACCGCCCGCACGCACGGCGGCGACACGATCACGGCCAAGGTGGCCAACTACTTCCAGATCGTGGACGGCCGCATCCGCTACATGGCCAACTTCCACGACACCGCCCCGTTCGCGGTGCTGTCGGGAGCCTGA
- a CDS encoding nuclear transport factor 2 family protein, with protein sequence MSTELTEERVLAAYEALGSGDPAIIGQYWDADMTWLAAGDGRVSGVHKGIDGFLGFMKTMGEVTGGSLAMERTGLLVGEDIAVVLTHNTAHRADDPSVTLSIDEVHYLRWRDGKIVEGKGAMFGDGTGEFSRFVG encoded by the coding sequence ATGTCCACCGAGCTGACTGAAGAACGGGTGCTGGCCGCGTACGAGGCGCTGGGCAGCGGCGATCCGGCGATCATCGGGCAGTACTGGGACGCCGACATGACCTGGCTCGCCGCCGGCGACGGCCGCGTCTCCGGCGTGCACAAGGGCATCGACGGCTTCCTCGGCTTCATGAAGACCATGGGCGAGGTGACCGGCGGCTCGCTGGCGATGGAGCGCACCGGCCTGCTCGTGGGCGAGGACATCGCCGTCGTGCTCACGCACAACACCGCGCACCGGGCGGACGACCCGTCGGTCACCCTGAGCATCGACGAGGTGCACTACCTGCGGTGGCGGGACGGCAAGATCGTCGAGGGCAAGGGCGCCATGTTCGGCGACGGCACGGGTGAGTTCAGCCGCTTCGTCGGCTGA
- a CDS encoding TetR/AcrR family transcriptional regulator, whose translation MTGMEQSERGRGRPRDRAIDDAALRAARELLVEVGWERLSMVAIAERANVGRPALYRRWPSKTHLVFEAVFAWQDAPTPVLESTSTREWVHRSFAYTAELFNRPEVRAALPGLMASLRDHPDLQSALWKEFGRPGVASLEELLRAEDRPAIDAQAIMTLIIGACMVTSLAGGSPAVTARLPELVAGKEVEGKEKGGGPGKVPRPQR comes from the coding sequence ATGACGGGAATGGAGCAGTCCGAACGCGGCCGCGGCCGACCCCGGGACCGGGCGATCGACGACGCGGCGCTGCGGGCCGCCCGGGAGCTGCTGGTCGAGGTCGGCTGGGAGCGGCTGTCCATGGTCGCCATCGCCGAACGGGCGAACGTGGGCCGACCGGCGCTGTACCGACGGTGGCCGTCCAAGACCCATCTCGTGTTCGAGGCCGTGTTCGCCTGGCAAGACGCGCCCACGCCGGTGCTGGAGTCGACGAGCACGCGGGAGTGGGTGCACCGGTCGTTCGCCTACACCGCGGAGCTGTTCAACCGCCCGGAGGTTCGGGCCGCGCTGCCGGGGCTGATGGCGTCGCTGCGGGACCATCCGGACCTGCAGTCGGCGCTGTGGAAGGAATTCGGCCGGCCGGGCGTCGCCTCGCTGGAGGAGCTGCTGCGTGCGGAGGACCGCCCGGCGATCGACGCGCAGGCGATCATGACGCTGATCATCGGGGCCTGCATGGTCACGTCGCTCGCGGGAGGGTCTCCGGCGGTGACGGCGCGGCTGCCCGAGCTGGTCGCGGGGAAAGAGGTTGAGGGGAAAGAGAAAGGCGGGGGACCCGGCAAGGTCCCCCGCCCACAGCGGTAG
- a CDS encoding bifunctional 3-phenylpropionate/cinnamic acid dioxygenase ferredoxin subunit, which translates to MTRGIDHAIPVCAVHELQDGEAVRIPREQAGTADDIAVFNDNGEYFALNDTCTHARASLSEGWVEDGQVECPLHSGAFCLRTGEALGLPAVTDTVAHRVDVQGGTVWLLPDESQLTDGTGHEPA; encoded by the coding sequence ATGACACGAGGAATCGACCACGCAATTCCGGTCTGCGCCGTGCACGAGCTCCAGGACGGCGAGGCCGTCCGGATCCCGCGGGAGCAGGCCGGCACCGCCGACGACATCGCGGTGTTCAACGACAACGGCGAGTACTTCGCGCTCAACGACACCTGCACGCACGCCCGCGCGTCGCTGTCGGAGGGGTGGGTGGAGGACGGCCAGGTGGAATGTCCGCTGCACAGCGGCGCGTTCTGCCTGCGCACCGGCGAGGCGCTGGGCCTGCCGGCGGTGACCGACACGGTGGCGCACCGCGTCGACGTGCAGGGCGGCACGGTCTGGCTGCTGCCCGACGAGTCCCAGCTGACCGACGGAACCGGCCATGAACCAGCCTGA
- a CDS encoding MFS transporter → MTTQSERSVDVSSSAPTRSQWLALLVIAGALILDVSSLAVINAALPAIGSDFRITGSTLQWTMTSYAVIFAGFLLFGGRAADVLGRRRIFCVGIALVTFAALAGALAPDVSLVIAARAVQGIGAALSGPAALALLTEVFPEGPARNKAMGIYGAVGAASFSGGMVVGGILTQWATWRSVFVFSFVCGIIVLVLGRISLPASRRSDRPLDVPGAILVTLGLGLVVFGLSSGGDAGWGQPTTIGSLVGAVILLTAFVVWESRVSEPLLPLGMFRSVPVRAGVLAAFLHYAAVIALLFFAPLYMQENLGYTPLESGLAIVPMGLAVIFVSSWTGRNLAKYGQRVFLVWGTPLIGLGILTWVLAGDTASYWALLPGILLMSVGEGTTFPALTAASLTDVPQHQHGVASAVNVTAQQVGSSIGVAGLVAVASAFAVSPQPAGQLPGYHAAYWAAFILTVVGAVALAVLMRRHGQRAAAAAPAEVVTDPVG, encoded by the coding sequence TTGACCACCCAATCCGAGAGGAGCGTCGACGTCTCGTCGTCGGCGCCGACCCGGTCCCAGTGGCTGGCCCTGCTCGTGATCGCCGGTGCGCTCATCCTCGATGTCAGCAGCCTGGCGGTCATCAACGCGGCGCTGCCCGCCATTGGATCCGATTTCCGCATCACCGGGTCCACGCTGCAGTGGACGATGACCTCCTACGCGGTCATCTTCGCCGGCTTCCTGCTGTTCGGCGGCCGTGCGGCCGACGTGCTGGGCCGGCGCCGGATCTTCTGCGTCGGCATCGCGCTGGTGACGTTCGCGGCACTCGCCGGCGCGCTGGCGCCGGACGTGTCGCTGGTCATCGCCGCCCGTGCCGTGCAGGGCATCGGCGCCGCGCTGTCCGGCCCGGCGGCGCTCGCGCTGCTCACCGAGGTGTTCCCCGAGGGCCCGGCCCGCAACAAGGCGATGGGCATCTACGGCGCGGTCGGCGCCGCCAGCTTCAGCGGCGGCATGGTCGTCGGCGGCATCCTCACGCAGTGGGCCACCTGGCGCTCGGTGTTCGTGTTCTCCTTCGTCTGCGGCATCATCGTGCTGGTGCTCGGCCGGATCTCGCTGCCGGCCAGCCGGCGCAGCGACCGTCCGCTGGACGTGCCGGGCGCGATCCTGGTGACGCTGGGCCTCGGCCTGGTGGTGTTCGGCCTGAGCAGCGGCGGCGACGCCGGCTGGGGCCAGCCGACCACCATCGGCTCGCTGGTCGGCGCGGTCATCCTGCTCACCGCGTTCGTGGTGTGGGAGAGCCGGGTCAGCGAGCCGCTGCTGCCGCTGGGCATGTTCCGCAGCGTCCCGGTCCGTGCCGGCGTGCTGGCGGCGTTCCTGCACTACGCGGCCGTCATCGCGCTGCTGTTCTTCGCCCCGCTGTACATGCAGGAGAACCTGGGCTACACGCCGCTGGAGTCCGGCCTGGCGATCGTGCCGATGGGCCTCGCGGTGATCTTCGTGTCCAGCTGGACCGGCCGCAACCTGGCCAAGTACGGCCAGCGGGTGTTCCTCGTGTGGGGCACGCCGCTGATCGGCCTCGGCATCCTGACCTGGGTGCTGGCCGGCGACACCGCCAGCTACTGGGCGCTGCTGCCGGGCATCCTGCTGATGAGCGTCGGCGAGGGCACCACCTTCCCGGCGCTGACCGCCGCCTCGCTGACCGACGTGCCGCAGCACCAGCACGGCGTCGCCAGCGCGGTCAACGTCACCGCGCAGCAGGTCGGCTCCAGCATCGGCGTCGCCGGCCTGGTCGCCGTGGCCTCGGCGTTCGCCGTCTCGCCGCAGCCGGCCGGTCAGCTTCCCGGCTACCACGCGGCGTACTGGGCGGCGTTCATCCTCACCGTGGTCGGCGCCGTCGCGCTGGCGGTGCTGATGCGCCGGCACGGCCAGCGGGCCGCTGCCGCCGCACCGGCCGAGGTGGTCACGGACCCGGTCGGCTGA
- a CDS encoding SDR family oxidoreductase, giving the protein MSPNGNSRRTALVTGANRGIGLEVCRQLAAAGLDIVLTSRDEKRGRAALSEVRAPAGHARAEQLDVTDADSVRDCAARLAADGVRIDVLVNNAGIYPTTSFFSVTEEMFTESLQINMMGAFRTCQAFVPGMIDRGYGRVVNVSAGGGAMTESVPHPPAYGIAKAALNALTLVVSAAVPRGVKVNAMCPGWVRTRMGGGGAPLSVADGADTAVWLATLPDNGPNGGFFRERKRIPW; this is encoded by the coding sequence ATGAGTCCCAACGGGAACAGCCGGCGCACGGCCCTGGTGACCGGCGCGAACCGGGGCATCGGCCTGGAGGTGTGCCGCCAGCTGGCGGCCGCCGGACTCGACATCGTGCTGACGTCGCGGGACGAGAAACGCGGGCGGGCGGCGCTGTCGGAGGTGCGCGCGCCGGCCGGGCACGCCCGCGCCGAGCAGCTCGACGTCACCGACGCCGACAGCGTGCGGGACTGCGCCGCCCGGCTGGCCGCCGACGGCGTCCGGATCGACGTGCTGGTCAACAACGCCGGCATCTACCCGACGACCTCGTTCTTCTCGGTCACCGAGGAGATGTTCACGGAGTCGTTGCAGATCAACATGATGGGCGCGTTTCGTACCTGCCAGGCGTTCGTGCCGGGCATGATCGACCGCGGCTACGGGCGGGTGGTCAACGTGTCCGCCGGCGGCGGCGCGATGACCGAGAGCGTGCCGCACCCGCCGGCCTACGGTATCGCCAAGGCCGCGCTGAACGCGCTGACCCTGGTGGTGTCGGCGGCGGTGCCGCGCGGCGTCAAGGTGAACGCGATGTGCCCGGGCTGGGTGCGGACCCGAATGGGCGGCGGTGGCGCGCCGCTGAGCGTCGCCGACGGCGCCGACACCGCCGTCTGGCTGGCGACGCTGCCGGACAACGGCCCCAACGGCGGGTTCTTCCGGGAGCGCAAGCGCATTCCGTGGTGA
- a CDS encoding nuclear transport factor 2 family protein gives MRISVKYGAAAVALAAAACLLPGSLSQAAPAQVANQASQWWPSAAERSARSVEARFINRSNALDAAGIAALIAPDAKWDSVGNLFNGRDDIMNRLIIPAVIQTSARYTVIGSHWDGFRLQMDYHFVSKTGDDVLLHYAYLVRNGQIADIVEYID, from the coding sequence ATGCGGATTTCCGTGAAGTACGGGGCTGCCGCCGTCGCGCTCGCGGCCGCCGCCTGCCTGCTCCCCGGCTCGCTCAGCCAGGCCGCGCCCGCGCAGGTCGCGAACCAGGCGAGCCAGTGGTGGCCGTCGGCCGCCGAGCGGTCGGCCCGTTCGGTCGAGGCGCGTTTCATCAACCGGTCGAACGCGCTGGACGCCGCCGGAATCGCCGCGCTGATCGCGCCGGACGCGAAATGGGACAGCGTCGGCAACCTGTTCAACGGCCGGGACGACATCATGAACCGCTTGATCATTCCGGCGGTCATTCAGACATCCGCGCGCTACACGGTCATCGGCTCGCACTGGGACGGTTTCCGGTTGCAGATGGATTACCACTTCGTTTCCAAGACCGGTGACGACGTGTTGCTGCACTACGCGTACCTGGTCCGCAACGGCCAGATCGCGGACATCGTCGAATACATTGACTGA
- a CDS encoding NAD(P)/FAD-dependent oxidoreductase, whose product MNQPELPGHVAVVGAGLAGVSACEQLRELGYDGRLTLFGAEPHLPYDRPPLSKDLLLGKQTTADVALRPADWYAARDIDLRLSTPVTAIRPDEGRIELTYGRTEPVDAVLLATGGRPRPLPVPGGDHRAVTVLRSLDDAVALRDRLGPGVRVGVIGAGLIGAEVAASATVLGCVATLIDPAPLPLERVVGTEIADLLHSQHRINGVRVLVGAVASVEDLGGPVRLHLAGSDEFVDCDVVVVGVGIVSDDSLAATAGLAVDRGVLVDAAQRTSHPRIFAAGDAARPTGPDGPLPNVEHWESALHEGKAAAAAIIGAPAPTRPVSRFWSDRYGWHLEVVGEFRGEVVLRGELGGESFAAFALVDGRCVGAVAVNRPVEMKAARRLIERGLPVHAGRLADESVDLRSLVIGRANTVDRTRAGGPR is encoded by the coding sequence ATGAACCAGCCTGAGTTACCCGGCCATGTCGCCGTCGTCGGGGCGGGCCTGGCCGGCGTGAGCGCGTGCGAGCAGCTGCGGGAGTTGGGATACGACGGGCGGCTGACGCTGTTCGGGGCCGAGCCGCACCTGCCCTACGACCGGCCGCCGCTGAGCAAGGACCTGTTGCTGGGCAAGCAAACCACCGCCGACGTGGCGCTGAGGCCGGCCGACTGGTACGCCGCGCGGGACATCGACCTGCGGCTCAGCACGCCCGTCACGGCGATCCGTCCGGACGAGGGCCGCATCGAGTTGACCTACGGCAGAACCGAACCCGTCGACGCGGTGCTGCTGGCCACCGGCGGCCGCCCCCGGCCGCTGCCGGTGCCCGGCGGCGATCACCGGGCGGTCACCGTGCTGCGCTCGCTCGACGACGCCGTAGCGCTGCGCGACCGGCTCGGGCCGGGTGTCCGCGTCGGCGTGATCGGCGCGGGCCTGATCGGCGCCGAGGTGGCGGCGAGCGCGACCGTGCTGGGCTGTGTGGCGACGCTGATCGACCCGGCGCCGCTGCCGCTGGAACGGGTCGTGGGCACGGAGATCGCCGACCTGCTGCACAGCCAGCACCGGATCAACGGGGTGCGGGTGCTGGTCGGCGCGGTCGCCTCGGTCGAGGACCTCGGCGGCCCGGTGCGGCTGCATCTGGCCGGCAGCGACGAGTTCGTCGACTGCGACGTCGTTGTGGTCGGGGTCGGCATCGTCTCCGACGACTCGCTGGCCGCGACGGCCGGCCTCGCCGTCGACCGCGGCGTGCTGGTCGATGCGGCCCAGCGCACTTCGCACCCCCGGATCTTCGCCGCCGGCGACGCCGCCCGCCCCACCGGGCCGGACGGTCCGCTGCCCAACGTGGAGCACTGGGAATCGGCGCTGCACGAGGGAAAGGCGGCGGCCGCCGCGATCATCGGCGCGCCCGCTCCGACCCGGCCGGTGTCTCGTTTCTGGTCCGACCGCTACGGCTGGCACCTGGAGGTCGTCGGCGAGTTCCGGGGCGAGGTCGTGCTGCGGGGAGAGCTCGGCGGCGAGTCCTTCGCCGCGTTCGCGCTCGTGGACGGCAGATGCGTGGGCGCGGTCGCGGTCAACCGGCCGGTGGAGATGAAGGCCGCCCGAAGGCTGATCGAACGCGGCCTGCCGGTGCACGCCGGCCGCCTCGCCGACGAGTCGGTCGACCTGCGGTCGCTGGTGATCGGCCGGGCGAACACAGTGGACAGAACTCGGGCTGGAGGGCCGCGATGA
- a CDS encoding GMC family oxidoreductase, with protein sequence MEEFDYVVVGGGTAGSVLANRLSEDPAARVLLLEAGGAWVPAAVDDASLWFTLLGSGIDWGYQSVPQPGLDGRSTYEPRGKGLGGSSNLYIMMHVQGHPSDFDSWAYQGAAGWSYNDLAPYFARLANQEDGANRQGPQRVTNAGQHKPNPLSRTFIDACVELGYPEVADFNGPSMIGAGWHHLDVEDGRRRGALVSYLEPAADRPNLTVRTDAQALNLTFDGTRCTGVRYRQNPPAEPTGEGRYAIAGQERHQGTFEVRATAEVIVSAGAIESPKLLLLSGIGAPEQLRAFDIPVVSPLRGVGENFHNHVLTGLIAETREPVEPGHQNLSESALFTTSEPGLPAPDLQIAFVHVPFDIIVGQQHPNAVSILPGVVRPYSRGSVRLASDHPLAKPLVDPNYLGDPADLRRLVQAVELSREIFATSAFAGQLKGELLPGPDVRSGDELAAFVRSRADSYHHQAGSCRMGVDELSVVDPRLRVHGVDGLRVVDASVMPTVPSGNCHTAIVAIAERAADLIKEEHHG encoded by the coding sequence ATGGAGGAGTTCGACTACGTCGTCGTCGGCGGCGGTACCGCCGGCAGCGTGCTGGCCAACCGGCTGTCCGAGGACCCGGCGGCGCGGGTGCTGCTGCTGGAGGCGGGCGGCGCGTGGGTGCCGGCGGCGGTGGACGACGCGTCGCTGTGGTTCACCCTGCTGGGATCCGGCATCGACTGGGGCTACCAGAGCGTGCCGCAGCCGGGCCTGGACGGCCGCAGCACGTACGAGCCGCGCGGCAAGGGCCTCGGCGGCAGCAGCAATCTCTACATCATGATGCACGTCCAGGGGCACCCCAGCGACTTCGACAGCTGGGCGTACCAGGGGGCGGCGGGCTGGTCCTACAACGACCTGGCGCCGTACTTCGCCCGGCTGGCGAACCAGGAGGACGGCGCGAACCGACAGGGCCCGCAGCGTGTGACCAACGCGGGCCAGCACAAGCCGAACCCGTTGTCCCGCACGTTCATCGACGCGTGTGTGGAGCTGGGCTACCCGGAGGTCGCGGACTTCAACGGCCCCAGCATGATCGGCGCCGGCTGGCACCATCTCGACGTCGAGGACGGTCGGCGGCGCGGCGCGCTGGTGTCCTATCTGGAGCCCGCGGCGGACCGGCCGAACCTGACCGTGCGGACCGACGCCCAGGCGTTGAACCTGACGTTCGACGGCACACGCTGCACCGGCGTCCGGTACCGGCAGAACCCGCCGGCCGAGCCGACGGGCGAGGGCCGCTACGCGATCGCGGGCCAGGAACGGCACCAGGGCACGTTCGAGGTGCGGGCGACCGCCGAGGTGATCGTGTCCGCGGGCGCGATCGAGTCGCCGAAGCTGTTGCTGCTGTCCGGCATCGGTGCGCCGGAGCAGTTGCGGGCGTTCGACATCCCGGTGGTGTCCCCGTTGCGCGGTGTGGGCGAGAACTTCCACAACCACGTGCTGACCGGGTTGATCGCGGAGACGCGGGAGCCGGTCGAGCCGGGGCACCAGAACCTGTCCGAGTCGGCGCTGTTCACCACGTCCGAGCCGGGCCTGCCCGCGCCGGACCTGCAGATCGCGTTCGTGCACGTGCCGTTCGACATCATCGTCGGCCAGCAGCACCCCAACGCGGTCAGCATCCTGCCGGGCGTGGTGCGGCCGTACTCGCGCGGCAGCGTGCGCCTGGCCAGCGACCACCCGCTGGCCAAGCCGCTGGTCGACCCGAACTACCTGGGCGACCCGGCCGACCTGCGCCGGCTGGTGCAGGCCGTCGAGCTGTCCCGGGAGATCTTCGCCACCTCGGCGTTCGCCGGCCAGCTCAAGGGCGAGCTGCTGCCCGGTCCGGACGTGCGGTCCGGCGACGAGCTGGCGGCGTTCGTGCGGTCGCGCGCGGACAGCTACCACCACCAGGCCGGCTCGTGCCGGATGGGCGTGGACGAACTGTCCGTCGTGGACCCACGGCTGCGCGTGCACGGCGTGGACGGCCTGCGGGTGGTCGACGCCAGCGTGATGCCGACGGTGCCGTCGGGCAACTGCCACACGGCCATCGTCGCCATCGCCGAGCGGGCGGCCGACCTGATCAAGGAGGAGCACCATGGCTGA
- a CDS encoding TIGR03618 family F420-dependent PPOX class oxidoreductase: MTESTGLRLPPSAVELIEGGPLGHVVTLNEDGSPHVTCVWVGIDDGDIFFASMFNYRKTKNLMRDPRVALSVESLQFHGSGLRQYLTVTGRGEVVKGGAFDLIRKLANVYIAPGAEIPPAELKVHPGYVTRIHVEEIGGVGPWAGDPPKLPSK, encoded by the coding sequence ATGACCGAGTCCACCGGCCTGCGGCTGCCGCCGTCGGCGGTCGAGCTGATCGAGGGTGGCCCGCTGGGGCACGTGGTGACGCTGAACGAGGACGGCAGCCCCCACGTGACCTGCGTCTGGGTCGGCATCGACGACGGCGACATCTTCTTCGCCTCGATGTTCAACTACCGCAAGACGAAGAACCTGATGCGGGACCCGAGGGTGGCGCTGTCCGTGGAGAGCCTGCAGTTCCACGGCAGCGGCCTGCGCCAGTACCTGACGGTGACCGGCCGCGGCGAGGTGGTCAAGGGCGGGGCCTTCGACCTGATCCGCAAGCTGGCCAACGTCTACATCGCGCCGGGCGCGGAGATCCCGCCGGCCGAGCTGAAGGTGCACCCGGGCTACGTCACCCGGATCCACGTGGAGGAGATCGGCGGTGTCGGCCCGTGGGCGGGCGACCCGCCCAAGCTGCCCAGCAAGTGA
- a CDS encoding NADPH-dependent F420 reductase, with translation MSKSTTVGRLAVIGTGKIGQAAGKLWLHAGYEVVFGSRNPAGPAAALADLGATVATPLEAARAAEVVLLAVPGETVEELLPELADALAGKMVIDATNKIAYADGRWVSTLEPGLTEGRWMAQQLPRSTVVRAFSHIPDELLWPRGTEQALYWAMAIAGDDVEAKATLAGLIRDAGWVPVDVGTLDESGHLDPGGSVFHLFYTETEMREVVGLTVAA, from the coding sequence ATGTCCAAATCGACGACTGTGGGCCGGCTGGCCGTCATCGGCACCGGGAAGATCGGCCAGGCCGCCGGCAAGCTGTGGCTGCACGCCGGTTACGAGGTCGTGTTCGGCTCGCGCAACCCCGCCGGGCCGGCCGCGGCGCTGGCCGACCTGGGGGCCACCGTCGCCACCCCGCTCGAGGCCGCCCGGGCCGCCGAGGTGGTGCTGCTGGCCGTGCCCGGGGAGACCGTCGAGGAGCTGCTTCCCGAGCTCGCCGACGCGTTGGCCGGCAAGATGGTCATCGACGCCACCAACAAGATCGCCTATGCCGACGGTCGCTGGGTGTCCACTTTGGAGCCCGGTCTGACCGAGGGCCGGTGGATGGCCCAGCAGCTGCCCCGCAGCACCGTCGTCCGGGCGTTCAGCCACATTCCCGACGAGCTGCTCTGGCCTCGGGGCACCGAGCAGGCCCTGTACTGGGCCATGGCCATCGCCGGCGACGACGTCGAGGCGAAGGCCACCCTCGCCGGCCTGATCCGGGACGCCGGCTGGGTTCCGGTCGACGTCGGCACCCTCGACGAGTCGGGTCACCTGGACCCGGGCGGCTCGGTCTTCCACCTGTTCTACACGGAGACCGAGATGCGCGAGGTCGTCGGCCTCACCGTGGCCGCGTGA
- a CDS encoding DUF2306 domain-containing protein, producing the protein MTITREKTDSGLRPPSGGKPQRGKGAWARQWWVLPFALYCVGFGVYGGGRFITFDPSLTVASIRPEIPWHYPILAAHVLTGTVAVCLAWTQVWPWLRENHPGVHRKIGWVYYFAGVIPSGILAFPVAILTTFGQGLRYGFLAMATLWAITTVAGFVAGIQHRFEDHKRWMYRNVAMTTSTITVRITQPIAIALTTWLLPATYAGQDRLVIVEGAVAGLWAAFVGHLLFVEWFVLRPRRRRRAAAARTTAAASAGN; encoded by the coding sequence ATGACGATCACCAGAGAGAAGACCGACAGCGGGCTCCGGCCGCCGAGCGGTGGCAAACCCCAGCGGGGCAAGGGAGCCTGGGCCCGCCAGTGGTGGGTCCTGCCGTTCGCGCTGTACTGCGTCGGCTTCGGCGTCTACGGCGGCGGCCGGTTCATCACCTTCGACCCGTCGCTGACGGTGGCCAGCATCCGGCCGGAAATCCCGTGGCACTACCCGATCCTGGCCGCGCACGTGCTCACCGGCACGGTCGCGGTGTGCCTGGCCTGGACCCAGGTGTGGCCGTGGCTGCGGGAGAACCACCCGGGCGTGCACCGCAAGATCGGCTGGGTCTACTACTTCGCCGGCGTGATCCCGTCCGGCATCCTGGCCTTCCCGGTGGCCATCCTGACCACGTTCGGCCAGGGCCTGCGCTACGGCTTCCTGGCCATGGCCACGCTGTGGGCGATCACCACGGTCGCCGGCTTCGTCGCCGGCATCCAGCACCGGTTCGAGGACCACAAGCGCTGGATGTACCGCAACGTCGCGATGACGACCTCGACCATCACGGTCCGAATCACCCAGCCGATCGCCATCGCCCTGACCACGTGGCTGCTGCCGGCGACCTACGCCGGCCAGGACCGCCTGGTCATCGTCGAGGGCGCGGTCGCCGGGCTGTGGGCGGCGTTCGTCGGGCACCTGCTGTTCGTCGAGTGGTTCGTGCTGCGGCCACGGCGCCGCAGGCGTGCGGCCGCCGCCCGGACCACCGCGGCGGCGTCCGCCGGCAACTGA